In Jeotgalibaca arthritidis, a single genomic region encodes these proteins:
- a CDS encoding methyltransferase domain-containing protein — protein sequence MGNLGAQKEKRNDTPISAKKDIMGDKTVRVRADLHHIIKIETAKNGGNVKEVMENGASSVVGVDISHKMLEVAKGKTHFPQIEYECCAIEDVDFPEESFDVILSSLAFHYVADYENLIKKIYRMLKAGGNLVFTVEHPVFTAHGTQDWYYNEKGEILHFPVDNYYYEGKRTAMFLEEKVTKYHRTLTTYLNTLLSNSFIINQIVEPQPPENMMDIPGMADEMRRPMMLIVSAKKKM from the coding sequence GTGGGAAATTTAGGCGCACAAAAAGAAAAACGAAATGATACACCAATCAGTGCAAAAAAAGATATAATGGGAGATAAGACGGTTCGTGTTCGTGCTGACTTGCACCATATCATAAAAATCGAAACAGCAAAGAATGGCGGAAACGTAAAAGAAGTTATGGAAAACGGTGCTTCCTCTGTAGTAGGTGTTGATATTTCTCATAAAATGCTCGAAGTAGCAAAAGGAAAAACCCATTTTCCACAGATTGAATATGAATGCTGTGCCATAGAAGATGTGGATTTCCCAGAGGAGAGCTTTGATGTAATACTAAGTTCGCTTGCGTTTCATTATGTAGCAGACTATGAGAATTTAATAAAAAAGATATATAGGATGCTGAAGGCTGGTGGCAATTTAGTTTTTACAGTTGAACATCCTGTTTTTACTGCTCATGGAACACAAGACTGGTATTATAACGAAAAAGGAGAAATACTGCATTTCCCGGTGGACAATTATTATTATGAGGGCAAACGGACAGCTATGTTTTTGGAAGAAAAGGTTACAAAATATCATAGAACACTGACCACATATCTAAATACACTGCTTTCAAATAGTTTTATAATAAATCAGATTGTGGAGCCACAGCCGCCAGAGAACATGATGGATATTCCGGGGATGGCGGATGAAATGCGACGCCCAATGATGCTGATTGTATCGGCAAAAAAGAAGATGTAA
- a CDS encoding aminoglycoside nucleotidyltransferase ANT(6)-Ia: MRSEKEMMDLVLSLAEQDERIRIVTLEGSRANINIPKDEFQDYDITYFVSDIEPFISNDDWLNQFGNIIMMQKPEDMELFPPEEKGFSYLMLFDDYNKIDLTLLPLEELDNYLKGDKLIKVLIDKDCRIKRDIVPTDIDYHVRKPSAREYDDCCNEFWNVTPYVIKGLCRKEILFAIDHLNQILRFELLRMMSWKVGIKTEFSLSVGKNYKYINKYIDEDLWNRLLSTYRMDSYENIWKSLFICHQLFREVSKEVAELLGFDYPEYGKNITRYTEDMYKKYVENDYF; the protein is encoded by the coding sequence ATGAGATCAGAAAAAGAAATGATGGATTTAGTACTTTCTTTAGCAGAACAGGATGAACGTATTCGAATTGTGACCCTTGAGGGGTCACGCGCAAATATTAATATACCTAAAGATGAATTTCAGGATTATGATATTACATATTTTGTAAGTGATATAGAACCGTTTATATCTAATGATGACTGGCTTAATCAATTTGGGAATATAATAATGATGCAAAAGCCGGAGGATATGGAATTATTCCCACCTGAAGAAAAGGGATTTTCCTATCTTATGCTATTTGATGATTACAATAAAATTGATCTTACCTTATTGCCCTTGGAAGAGTTAGATAATTACCTAAAGGGCGATAAATTAATAAAGGTTCTAATTGATAAAGATTGTAGAATTAAAAGGGACATAGTTCCGACTGATATAGATTATCATGTAAGAAAGCCAAGCGCAAGGGAGTATGATGATTGCTGCAATGAATTTTGGAATGTAACACCTTATGTTATTAAAGGATTGTGCCGCAAAGAGATACTGTTTGCAATCGATCATCTGAACCAGATTCTACGGTTTGAACTACTTAGGATGATGTCGTGGAAGGTTGGGATAAAGACAGAATTTTCATTAAGTGTTGGGAAAAATTATAAGTATATTAACAAATACATTGATGAAGATCTATGGAATAGATTATTATCTACATATCGCATGGATTCCTATGAAAATATTTGGAAGTCATTATTTATATGCCACCAATTGTTCAGGGAAGTGTCCAAAGAGGTAGCAGAACTACTGGGGTTTGATTATCCAGAGTATGGTAAGAACATAACAAGATATACCGAGGACATGTATAAAAAATATGTTGAAAATGACTATTTTTAA
- a CDS encoding phosphoribosyltransferase family protein, producing the protein MESTDVINEIRGILPRNSIGKYDLLTIFTHKTVFDKIVKVLSLDFQNKVDYVAAPEAIGWILGTAIAKELGVGFIGVRKGDKLPYAKEEIISTHFTDYSGQDKSFEISKSSIVRNKRVLIVDDWIETGSQMKALIALLEKLDCSIIGLATIGIDINEVTQKWIDSSFVAYIGSNI; encoded by the coding sequence ATGGAAAGTACTGATGTTATAAATGAAATTAGAGGTATATTACCTCGTAACTCAATTGGAAAATATGATTTACTAACTATTTTTACACATAAAACCGTTTTTGATAAAATTGTAAAAGTACTATCATTGGATTTTCAAAATAAAGTAGATTATGTGGCTGCCCCAGAAGCAATTGGATGGATACTAGGCACTGCCATAGCCAAAGAACTTGGAGTGGGGTTTATTGGAGTAAGAAAAGGTGATAAGCTGCCATACGCAAAAGAAGAGATTATTTCGACACATTTTACCGACTATTCAGGTCAAGATAAAAGCTTTGAAATATCTAAGAGTTCTATTGTGAGGAACAAAAGAGTTTTGATTGTAGATGATTGGATAGAGACAGGTTCTCAAATGAAGGCTTTAATAGCTTTGTTAGAGAAATTGGATTGCAGCATTATTGGGTTGGCTACTATTGGGATTGATATAAATGAGGTTACTCAAAAATGGATAGACAGCAGTTTTGTAGCTTATATTGGCTCAAACATATAA
- a CDS encoding recombinase zinc beta ribbon domain-containing protein, with translation MQFARQCGDIYRRVHWNNRGYKSIVWRCVSRLEEKGSECTAPTINEETLQTAVVKAINELLANKEPFLQALQKNIATILNEENDNATNDIDSKLEELQQQLLIQAKSKNDYEDVADEIYHLRELKQNALVENAEREGKRQRIAEMTDFFNEQSCELEEYDEQLVRRLIEKVTVFHDKFAVEFKSGVEIDVEG, from the coding sequence TTGCAGTTTGCTCGCCAGTGCGGTGATATTTACCGCCGGGTACACTGGAATAACCGAGGTTACAAGTCTATTGTTTGGAGATGCGTCAGCCGTTTGGAGGAAAAAGGATCTGAATGTACTGCCCCTACCATAAACGAGGAAACATTGCAGACAGCAGTGGTCAAGGCTATTAACGAACTTTTGGCTAACAAAGAACCCTTCCTCCAGGCGTTGCAGAAAAACATAGCTACTATACTTAATGAAGAAAATGATAATGCCACCAATGATATTGATAGCAAATTGGAAGAATTACAACAACAGCTTCTTATCCAAGCAAAATCCAAGAATGACTATGAAGATGTGGCTGATGAAATCTACCACCTTCGAGAATTGAAGCAAAATGCACTTGTTGAAAATGCAGAGCGTGAAGGAAAAAGGCAACGAATCGCTGAAATGACTGATTTCTTTAATGAACAATCCTGTGAGTTAGAGGAATATGATGAGCAGTTAGTAAGGAGGCTTATAGAAAAAGTTACGGTATTTCATGATAAGTTCGCCGTTGAATTCAAATCAGGAGTCGAGATTGATGTAGAAGGGTAA
- the lsa(E) gene encoding ABC-F type ribosomal protection protein Lsa(E): MSLINVSNLTFSYEGSYDNIFENVSFQIDTDWKLGFIGRNGRGKTTFLNLLLGKYAYSGNISSTVKFEYFPYDVEDKSLYTIEVMKSICTECMDWEIFREISLLDVQEDALYRPFNTLSNGEQTKVLLAALFLTASCFLLIDEPTNHLDIDARNVVQNYLKRKKGFILVSHDRSLLDQCVDHILSINKTNIEIQKGNFTSWWENKTLQDNFELAENKKLLKEIGRLSYAAKRSSNWSNKVEKSKYGTTNSGSKLDKGYVGHKAAKAMKRAKNIESRHQEAVLQKSELLHNIEQYDDLKISPLEFHKECLIEANDLSLSYGDKEVCSNLNFRVNIGDRVAIIGKNGSGKSSILKLINGDDIKFTGNFMLASGLKISYISQDTSYLKGNLSEFAYNNKIDETLFKTILRKLDFNREQFDKNMVDFSAGQKKKVLIAKSLCESAHLYIWDEPLNYIDIFSRIQIEKMILEYCPTLLFVEHDDAFCNNICTKNINLGL; the protein is encoded by the coding sequence ATGTCCTTAATAAATGTTTCAAATCTAACTTTTTCATATGAAGGAAGTTATGACAATATTTTTGAAAATGTAAGTTTTCAGATAGATACAGATTGGAAACTCGGTTTTATTGGAAGAAACGGACGCGGTAAAACTACTTTCTTAAATTTACTGCTTGGCAAATATGCGTATTCCGGCAATATAAGTTCTACAGTTAAGTTTGAGTATTTTCCTTATGATGTGGAAGATAAGAGTCTATATACAATTGAAGTAATGAAGAGTATTTGTACGGAATGTATGGATTGGGAGATTTTTCGTGAAATATCATTGCTTGATGTTCAAGAAGATGCTTTATATCGTCCGTTTAATACATTGTCAAATGGTGAGCAAACGAAGGTCCTTCTTGCAGCTTTATTCCTTACAGCGAGTTGTTTCCTGCTTATTGATGAACCTACAAACCATCTTGACATCGATGCACGTAATGTAGTGCAAAACTATTTGAAACGCAAGAAGGGGTTTATTTTGGTATCTCATGATAGAAGCTTACTTGATCAATGTGTTGACCATATACTATCTATCAATAAAACGAATATCGAAATCCAAAAGGGAAATTTTACTTCTTGGTGGGAGAACAAAACGTTACAAGATAATTTTGAACTGGCAGAAAACAAGAAACTCCTTAAAGAAATAGGAAGGTTGTCTTATGCAGCAAAACGTAGTTCAAACTGGTCAAATAAAGTAGAAAAAAGTAAATATGGAACAACAAATTCTGGTTCAAAACTGGATAAGGGTTATGTTGGACATAAGGCTGCAAAAGCGATGAAACGTGCCAAAAATATTGAGTCAAGACATCAGGAAGCCGTTTTACAAAAATCAGAACTGCTCCACAACATTGAACAATATGATGACTTAAAAATTTCACCACTTGAATTTCACAAAGAGTGCTTAATAGAAGCGAATGATTTATCATTGTCTTATGGAGATAAAGAAGTATGCAGTAATCTTAATTTCAGAGTCAATATTGGTGATAGAGTTGCCATTATCGGAAAAAATGGGAGTGGTAAGTCTAGTATCCTAAAATTGATTAATGGAGATGATATTAAATTTACCGGAAATTTTATGCTAGCAAGTGGACTAAAAATTTCTTATATTTCGCAAGATACTTCATATTTAAAAGGTAATCTATCTGAATTTGCCTATAATAATAAGATCGATGAAACTCTATTTAAAACGATTCTTCGTAAACTGGATTTTAATAGAGAGCAGTTTGATAAGAACATGGTGGATTTTAGTGCTGGTCAGAAAAAGAAAGTACTAATTGCTAAAAGCCTTTGTGAAAGTGCACATTTGTATATATGGGATGAGCCATTGAACTATATTGATATTTTTTCACGTATCCAAATTGAAAAAATGATTTTGGAATATTGTCCTACACTATTGTTTGTGGAGCATGATGATGCTTTTTGCAATAACATTTGTACGAAAAATATTAATTTAGGTTTGTAG
- the lnu(B) gene encoding lincosamide nucleotidyltransferase Lnu(B) — translation MLKQKELIANVKNLTESDERITACMMYGSFTKGEGDQYSDIEFYIFLKDSITSNFDSSNWLFDVAPYLMLYKNEYGTEVVIFDNLIRGEFHFLSEKDMNIIPSFKDSGYIPDTKAMLIYDETGQLENYLSEISGARPNRLTEENANFLLCNFSNLWLMGINVLKRGEYARSLELLSQLQKNTLQLIRMAEKNADNWLNMSKNLEKEISLENYKKFAKTTARLDKVELFEAYKNSLLLVMDLQSHLIEQYNLKVTHDILERLLNYISE, via the coding sequence ATGTTAAAACAAAAAGAATTAATTGCAAACGTTAAGAATCTTACTGAGTCAGATGAACGAATTACAGCTTGTATGATGTATGGATCGTTTACCAAAGGAGAAGGTGACCAATACTCTGATATAGAGTTCTATATATTTTTGAAAGATAGTATAACCTCGAACTTTGATTCATCCAACTGGTTGTTTGACGTAGCTCCGTACTTGATGCTTTATAAAAATGAGTACGGAACAGAGGTAGTTATTTTTGATAATCTTATACGTGGGGAATTTCATTTCCTTTCTGAAAAAGATATGAACATAATCCCCTCGTTTAAAGATTCAGGTTATATTCCTGATACGAAGGCTATGCTTATTTACGATGAAACAGGGCAATTAGAAAATTATTTATCAGAGATAAGTGGTGCAAGACCAAATAGACTTACTGAAGAAAATGCTAATTTTTTGTTGTGTAATTTCTCTAATCTATGGTTGATGGGAATCAACGTTCTAAAAAGAGGAGAATATGCTCGTTCATTAGAACTCTTATCACAACTTCAAAAAAATACACTACAACTTATACGTATGGCAGAAAAAAATGCTGATAATTGGCTAAACATGAGTAAAAACCTTGAAAAAGAAATTAGCCTTGAAAATTATAAAAAATTTGCAAAGACCACTGCTCGATTAGATAAGGTAGAATTATTTGAAGCCTATAAAAATTCTTTGCTATTAGTTATGGATTTGCAAAGTCACCTTATTGAACAATACAACTTAAAAGTTACACATGACATTTTAGAAAGATTGTTGAATTACATTAGTGAATAG
- a CDS encoding ParA family protein, with product MIQYYYTKKEWGVVMEKEKLKILEELRRILNNKNEAIIILNNYFKGGVGKSKLSTMFAYLTDKLNLKVLMIDKDLQATLTKDLAKTFEVELPRVNFYEGLKNGNLASSIVHLTDNLDLIPGTFDLMLLPKLTRSWTFENESRLLATLLAPLKSDYDLIIIDTVPTPSVYTNNAIVASDYVMIPLQAEEESTNNIQNYISYLIDLQEQFNPGLDMIGFVPYLVDKDSATIKSNLEELYKQHKEDNLVFQNIIKRSNKVSTWSKNGITEHKGYDKKVLSMYENVFFEMLERIIQLENEKE from the coding sequence ATGATACAATATTACTATACAAAAAAAGAATGGGGCGTAGTTATGGAGAAGGAAAAACTAAAAATACTTGAAGAATTAAGACGTATTTTAAACAATAAAAATGAAGCAATTATTATCTTGAATAATTACTTTAAAGGTGGTGTTGGAAAGTCCAAATTATCGACTATGTTTGCTTACTTGACAGACAAATTGAATTTAAAAGTTTTAATGATCGATAAGGACTTACAGGCAACATTGACAAAAGACTTAGCAAAAACTTTTGAGGTAGAATTGCCACGTGTCAATTTTTATGAAGGCTTGAAAAATGGAAACTTGGCTTCTTCTATTGTTCATTTGACTGATAATTTAGACTTGATCCCTGGCACGTTTGATTTGATGTTACTGCCAAAATTAACTCGCTCATGGACTTTTGAAAATGAAAGTAGATTGCTTGCTACTCTTTTAGCACCTTTAAAAAGTGACTATGATCTCATTATTATTGATACTGTACCAACGCCAAGCGTTTATACAAATAATGCAATCGTGGCGAGTGATTACGTTATGATCCCTTTACAAGCAGAAGAAGAAAGTACAAACAACATTCAAAACTATATTTCCTATTTGATTGATTTACAAGAACAATTTAACCCTGGACTAGATATGATCGGTTTTGTTCCTTATTTAGTTGATAAGGACAGCGCAACGATAAAATCAAACCTGGAAGAACTGTACAAGCAACATAAAGAAGATAACTTGGTTTTCCAAAATATTATCAAGCGAAGTAATAAAGTAAGTACCTGGTCTAAAAATGGAATTACAGAACACAAAGGCTATGACAAAAAAGTTTTATCCATGTATGAGAACGTATTTTTTGAAATGCTTGAGCGAATTATTCAATTAGAAAACGAAAAAGAATAG
- a CDS encoding peptide-binding protein has protein sequence MIVGNLGAQKAKRNDTPISAKKDIMGDKTVRVRADLHHIIKIETAKNGGNVKEVMDQALEEYIRKYLPDKL, from the coding sequence GTGATTGTGGGAAATTTAGGCGCACAAAAAGCAAAACGAAATGATACACCAATCAGTGCAAAAAAAGATATAATGGGAGATAAGACGGTTCGTGTTCGTGCTGACTTACACCATATTATAAAAATTGAAACAGCAAAAAATGGCGGAAACGTAAAAGAAGTTATGGATCAAGCCTTAGAAGAATATATACGGAAATATTTACCTGATAAACTTTAA
- a CDS encoding antitoxin, giving the protein MAVTYEKTFEIEIINELSASVYNRVLNYVLNHELDTKNTRLLEVNLLNQLEVAQEVDLFQQPFEELQAIHEYWRSMNQYSKQILTKEKVA; this is encoded by the coding sequence ATGGCAGTTACGTATGAAAAAACATTTGAAATAGAGATCATTAACGAATTATCGGCAAGCGTTTATAATCGAGTATTAAACTATGTTTTGAACCATGAACTAGATACTAAAAATACTCGTTTACTAGAAGTGAATCTTTTAAATCAATTAGAAGTGGCACAAGAAGTTGATTTATTTCAACAACCATTTGAAGAATTACAAGCTATTCATGAGTATTGGCGGTCAATGAATCAATATTCAAAACAAATTTTGACAAAAGAGAAAGTGGCTTAA
- a CDS encoding zeta toxin family protein: MANITDFTEKQFEDRLEKNVERLTKNRLAVESPTAFLLGGQPGSGKTSLRSAISEETQGNVVIIDNDTFKQQHPNFDELVKLYEKDVVKYVTPYSNRMTEAIISRLRDKGYNLVIEGTGRTTDVPIQTATMLQAKDYETKMYVMAVPKINSYLGTIERYETMYADEPMTARATPKQAHDIVVKNLPNNLELLKKTGLFSDIRLYNREGVKLYSSLETPSISPKETLEKELNRKVSSKEIQPTLERIEQKMVLNKHQEAPEFKAIQQKLESLRPPTPPIPKTPKLPGL, encoded by the coding sequence ATGGCGAATATTACTGACTTCACCGAAAAGCAATTTGAAGATCGTTTAGAAAAGAATGTTGAACGACTAACTAAAAATAGACTAGCGGTTGAATCGCCAACCGCTTTTTTACTTGGTGGGCAACCAGGATCAGGTAAAACTAGTTTGCGATCGGCAATTTCCGAAGAGACACAAGGAAATGTTGTTATCATTGATAATGATACGTTCAAACAACAGCACCCTAATTTTGATGAACTAGTGAAACTTTATGAAAAAGACGTAGTAAAATACGTTACCCCTTATTCTAATCGCATGACAGAAGCGATCATAAGCCGTTTGAGAGATAAAGGGTATAATTTAGTGATTGAAGGTACAGGACGAACAACAGACGTTCCTATTCAAACCGCAACAATGCTTCAAGCCAAAGATTATGAAACAAAAATGTATGTCATGGCAGTACCTAAAATCAACTCATATTTAGGAACAATTGAACGGTATGAAACTATGTATGCAGATGAACCTATGACAGCCAGGGCAACACCAAAGCAAGCACATGATATTGTTGTTAAAAATCTACCTAACAATTTAGAATTGCTTAAAAAAACGGGCTTATTTAGCGATATAAGGCTATATAACAGAGAAGGAGTGAAACTCTATTCAAGTTTGGAAACACCTTCTATTAGTCCAAAAGAAACCTTAGAAAAAGAATTAAATCGTAAAGTATCAAGTAAAGAAATTCAACCGACTTTAGAACGAATAGAGCAAAAAATGGTTCTAAATAAACACCAAGAAGCCCCTGAATTTAAAGCAATTCAACAAAAATTGGAAAGCTTGCGGCCACCTACACCACCAATACCCAAAACACCTAAGCTTCCAGGACTTTAA